The Mycolicibacterium aurum genome segment GTCTGATCGCGGGTGCGGTGGAACCGACGACGGGTCGGGTCAAGCGGGGAAAGACCGTGCAGTTGGCCGTCCTGGATCAGGAATCCCGCGAGCTGGATCCGATTGCCGGCGACATGGTTCGCGAGGTGCTGGCGCGTCTACAGACCGCCTACCAGATCGACGGCAAAGACGTCACGCCCGCGCAGCTGCTCGAGCGGCTGGGCTTCGCCCGTGAGCACCTCTCCGCCCGCGTCGGCGAACTGTCCGGCGGCCAGCGACGGCGACTGCAGTTGATGCTCGTCCTGCTGTCGGAGCCGAACGTCCTCGTGCTCGATGAGCCGACCAACGACGTCGACACTGACATGCTGACCGCGACGGAGGATCTGCTCGATTCGTGGCCGGGCACCTTGATCGTGGTCTCGCACGACCGTTACCTGCTCGAGCGCATCACCGACCAGCAGTACGCGATTCTCGATGGTCGTCTGCGGCACCTTCCCGGCGGCATCGACGAGTACCTGCGGTTGTCGGAAACGCGACCGGTGACACCACTGCAGCAGTCCAAACCGGTCGCCACCGCAGGTCGGTCCGGTGCGCAGCAGCGCACCATCGAGAAGGAGATCGCCTCCATCGACCGGTCGCTGGCCAAACTCTCCGATCGAATCAGCGCCAAACACGACCAGATGGCGGCCCACGACCAGTCTGATCACGTTGGGCTGAGCCGATTGACCCGCGAACTACGAGATCTGGAAAGCCAAGTGGCCGAGCAAGAGTCACGCTGGATGGAGCTTTCAGAGCGTCTCGACAGCTAAGATGACCCGCATCGAGAAGCAACTGACCGAGCACGAAGAATCGCGTCGTCCGAGACAGCGGATGACGTATCTGCTGCGGCCGTTCGTCCTGTGCCTGCGGTACTGGCCGCAGCTGGCGGCGTGCTATCTGCTCGGGCTGCTGGGGCGGCGCGGCGCCATCGAGCTGGCGGCGTGGGTCGGCTACGACAACAACGTCTGGGTCGCGTTGATCATGCCGCTGGCCGGGCTGGCGCGTCTCGGGTCCTACGTCGCGATGTTCTTCGTACTGCGGCAGGCCATCCCGGCGCTGGCGGCGCTGCCGAGGCGGTCGGCGCGCCGCATCGATGTGTTCTCGACGGTCATCGTGCCGTTCTTCGCGATCTATCTGGCCTGGAAGCTGTTCGCCGAGGATTGGATCGCATTCCAGGCAACCGCCCTCGACTACCGGATCGGCGAGGCGATGGCGACGCCGGGAGCTGAGGTCCTGCGCCCGGAAACCCTTCCGGTCAGCACCGCCGCGTGGGCGTTGATCTTCGGTGCACTGGTTCTCCGCTATGCGCTCAGCCGATTCAAGGACCACCTGCCCGGATGGATGATCATGATCCGGGTCTATGTGGACGCCCTCTGGGTGTTTCTCGGCGTCAGCTTCGCGGCCAGCAAGGATCTGACCTTCTTCCTCAATCCCACCGGGTGGCTCGCCGAGCGGCGGATCGTGGTGTGGTTCAACGAGACCCGCGCCGACCTGTTCTCCCATCTGCGGCCGCTGGAAGTGCTCTGGGACACCGTCAGCTGGACCGTGTCGACGGTGTTCGGCGGCGCGACGATACCGCTGTTGTGGCTGGCCGTCGCGGCGATCGTCTATGGCGTGACGATGCCCGAGGACTGGCGGAGTGCAGCTCGGCGCCTCGCCGGCGAGCGTGCGGATCGGGTGTTCGACCGCGCGGCCCGGGACAAGCGTGTGCGTGAACGCCTCTCACGTCTGCCCGAGGTCCATCGCGACGAGGCGAAGGACTGGTTGCTGTCCCGATTGGGCAACTACCGGACCATCACCGACGCTGCGCGGCTGATCCTGCACGGCGGTGTGCTGGCCTTGTCGCTGTACGTGCTGGGCTATCTGGGGTTGGCGTGGCTCGACATGGCGGGCAGTTTCTACCGGCCGGAGGTGCGGGCCGGTTATCTGTTCCGCAGCGCGGCCTGGCTTCTGGAACCCGAGTCGCAGGCTTTCTGGAAGTTTGCGCAGCCCGCGCTCGTCTTCGTGTCGCACCTGATCATCGAACCGCTGCGGGTGTGTCTGATCGCCTCGACCGTGGCGTATTGCGTGGAGAACGTTCGACCGAAGGACGTCACAGCAGCATCCGCACCGTGATCTCGCCGTCGTGGGTGATGTCCATCGCGGTGGGCACGACGTCGTCGGGCAGCACGAAGCTGGACTGGATGCGACCCGGGCTGTCGCACAGGTTTTTCGTTCCCTCCGGGGGAAGGGACGTGAATCCGCCGCCCCCTTCCGCTTCCCAACGCCGTTCACCGTCGGTGAGGACGGCGGTGCAGTACCCCGGCCGTGGGGTCCCGGTCCAGTCGATGACGATCACGGTCAGCACCGTTCCCGCGGGCAGTGGCGGCCCGAAGCTCAGTGGGCTGCGGTTCATGTGACGGATCGAGACCAGCTCCCACGTCTGACCGTCGGCCGATCCGCTCTGGCCGTCGGGCACGATCAGCTGAGGCGTCACCGAGTTCCGATACGCCGACCACTCCGGTCCGAAATCGATGGCGACGAACGCACCGACGGTACAGGCGACGACGACGGCGCCGATGACGTTGCGCTGCCACAGTGCCGATACCCGCTTCACCGGGCACTCACCTCGGCCGGCGTCAGCTCGATGTCGTCTGCTCGCGCGATGCGGGAGTCGTCGACAGAGACATCGATGACCAACCGGGAAGCCAGGATGTCGCTGCCCGTCCATACTCGCAGCGTGATCGGTTCCGAGGCCCCGTCGGCGACCAGCGGTGCGGCGACGTCGAATACCCAGCTGCCGCGTTGGGTGATACCCGGGGCGATCTCGGCCCCCAGGGCCTCCATGAAGAAGCGGTCGGACGGGGTGTAGGAGTTGGGGCCGACGATCAGCTCGGCCCTCGGCAGCGCCGTGGAGTCGGTGGCCTCCAGCGTGGTGTCGACGACAACCCACTCACCGGCGGCCTGCACCGAATTGACTTGTGCGCCGATGCGTAGCGAGTTGACCGTCGCCACCACGGAGTGCCCCCGCACGGGCTGACCGGCTGCCCCATGGACATCGAAGGGGCCATAGAGATCGGTGGGCGTAGGCAGGTTGTGCCACACCAGCGCGGCGGCGGCCACGATGACGACCACGAGCGTGGACACCGCCGCTCCCCTGTGCACTCTCGGTGCCCTCACTTCGGTGCTCCCACGACCAGTTCGGTCACCCGGTAATCGCCGAGACTCTCCAGCCACTCCTTACCCCCGTAGGTCACCATGAGCTGCTGAAACTTCTTCTTCCACACCCGGATGGAGACGACGTCGCCAGGTTTCAGGGCATCGACCGGAACCGTCCAGGCGAAGACGAGCTGCTCGGTCAGTCCCGGGCCGAGGGTCTGAATCGGCGAGCCGTCCCGGAATCGGAAGGTGCCGAAGAACTCGCTCCCGGCCACGTCACGCAGGTCCAGCTCGTTACGCAGCCGCCCGGTCACCGTGCCGTCGTTGCGCAGCGTCGCGACCACCCCCAGGTAACGAATGCCCGGCTCGGCCGAACCATAGACCCGTCCGCCGCCCTCGATCGTGGGGACGAGCCTCGCTCGATCGACGGTGACGGAGTACTGCCCGTCGCTGAACTCTTCACCCGGCGCGAACGGCGTGGCCTTCGTGTCGACCGGATCGAGGCCCCCGAACAGGGCGGTGACCGCCAGGATCGCGGCCAGGCCGCCCTTCCACCATTGCCGCACCTTGCGCGCGGCCAGCCAGCGCCGCACCCGGGCCTGCCGGGAGGTGGCCACCGGCTGCGCACCGGCCTGGGCATCCATATCGGTGGATGTTAGCCGCGCAGTCGCAGCCGCAACCGGTCCGAGGTATCGCGCACCACGCTCAACTGCCTGGCGACCTGAATCGGCGCCGTGCCGCCGCGTGCATCGCGCGAGTTCACCGAACCTTCGGTGGTGAGCACGTCACGCACCTCGGGAGTCAGGTCGGGATGGATGCCTGCCAGTTCGGCGTCCTCGAGGTCTTCCAAGCCGACGCCGCGCGCCTCGGCCGCCCGGACGGCGGCGCCCGCCGCCTCGTGCGCCACCCGGAACGGCACTCCCCGACGGACCAGCCACTCGGCGACGTCGGTGGCCAGCGTGTACCCGAGCGGGGCGAGCTCGGCCATGCGGTCGACGTCGAAACGCAACGTCCCTACCAGGCCCGCCATAGCCGGCAGCACCATTTCCAGCTGCGCCACCGAGTCGAAGACCGGCTCCTTGTCCTCCTGCAGGTCTCGGTTGTAGGCCAGCGGCTGCGCCTTCAGCGTGGCCAGCAGGCCGGTGAGATTGCCGATCAGGCGTCCCGACTTACCTCGTGCGAGCTCGGCGATGTCGGGATTCTTCTTCTGCGGCATGATCGAACTGCCCGTGGACCAGGCGTCGTGCAGCGTCGCGTATCCGAATTCGGTGGTGCTCCACAGGATGATGTCCTCGGCCAGCCGGGACAGATCCACCCCGATCATCGTGAAGACGAACGCGGCCTCGGCCGCGAAGTCACGTGACGCAGTGGCGTCGATCGAATTCTCCGAGGCGGCATCGAAGCCCAACTCCTCGGCGATCGCGTCGGGGTCGAGGCCCAGCGAGGAGCCCGCCAGCGCGCCGGATCCGTACGGCGACACCGCGGCTCGCTTGTCGACGTCGGCGAGCCGGTCGACGTCGCGCAGCAGCGGGTGCGCGTGCGCGAGCAGGTGGTGGGCCAGCAGGATCGGCTGCGCCGACTGCAGATGGGTCTTCCCCGGCATGATCGCGGTGGGGTGCGCAGCGGCCTGGGTGGCCAGGGCGGCTACCACCTCGAGCGTCGCGTCGGCGACCCGGCGGATCGCGTCGCGCAGCCACATCCGGAACAGCGTGGCCACCTGGTCATTTCGCGACCGGCCCGCCCGCAGCCGGCCGCCGAGTTCGGCTCCGACGCGATCGATCAGGCCACGCTCCAGTGCGCCGTGCACGTCCTCGTCGGAGACGAGCGGTCCGAAGCTGCCGTCGGCGACATCGGCTCCGAGGCTGTCGAGGCCGGCGAGCAGCCCGTCGCGCTGCTCGTCGGTCAGCAGACCCGCGCGGTGCAGCACCCGGGCATGCGCCTTGGAGGCGACGACGTCATAGGGTGCCAGCACCCAGTCGAAGTGGGTCGACTTGCTGAGTGCGGCAAGGGCGTCGGCCGGGCCGTCGGCGAACCGGCCACCCCACAGCGAACCCTCGTTGGTGCTCACTACTTGCCCGCCAGGTCCCGCCGGGCCGACAGGCTCGACGACAGACCGTGCACGTGCACGAATCCCTTGGCCGAGGACTGGTCGAAGGTGTCGCCCTCGTCATAGGTCGCCAGGTTGAAGTCATACAGCGACTCGGCGCTGCGACGACCGTTCACCGCGATGTGGCCGCCGTGCAGCACCAGCCGGATCTCGCCGGACACATGCTCCTGGGTGTTGGCGACGAACGCCTCGAGCGCGGTCTTCAGCGGTGAGTACCAGAGGCCGTCGTAGACCAGCTCGCCCCATTTCTGGTCGGTGTTCCGCTTGAACCGGCCGAGTTCGCGTTCCAGCGTCACGTGCTCAAGCTCGGTGTGCGCGGTGATCAGGACCATCGCCCCGGGCGCCTCGTAGATCTCGCGGCTCTTGATACCGACCAGGCGGTCTTCGACGACGTCGAGACGGCCCACGCCCTGGGCGCCGGCGCGCTGGTTGAGTTGCTCGATGGCCTCCAAGACGGTCACCGGGTTGCCATCGATGGAGACCGGCACGCCCTTCTCGAATCCGACGATGACCTCGTCGGGGCTGCTCCAGTTGACCGTCGGATCCTCGGTGTAGTCGTAGACGTCCTTGGTCGGGGCATTCCAGAGATGTTCGAGGAAACCGGTCTCCACCGCGCGCCCCCACACGTTCTGATCGATCGAGAACGGCGAGCGCTTTGTGACGTTGATCGGGATGTCGTTCTGCTCGGCGAACGCGATTGCCTTCTCCCGGGTCCACGCATAGTCACGCACCGGCGCGAGAACCTCGAGATCGGGTGCCAGCGAGGCGAATCCGACCTCGAACCTCACCTGGTCGTTGCCCTTGCCGGTGCACCCGTGGGCGACGATCCCGCCTTTGTGTTCGCGAGCCGCGTCCACGAGGTGCTTGACGATCAGCGGCCTGCTCAGCGCGGACACCAGCGGGTAACGGTCCATGTAGAGGGCGTTGGACTGGATGGCCGGCAGGCAGTACTGCTCGGCGAACTCATCGCGGGCGTCGACGACGACGGCCTCCACGGCACCGCAGTCCAGGGCGCGCTGTCTGACGACCTCCATGTCCTCACCGCCCTGGCCGAGATCGATGGCGACCGCGACGACCTCACGGCCGGTCTCTTTGCCGATCCAGCTGATGGCTACCGAGGTGTCCAGGCCACCGGAATAGGCCAGGATGACGCGCTCGGACATAACGAAACTCCTTCTTTCGGTGGAACAATCAGGCTGTCAAGACTTGGAGAGGTGCTCGACGGTGGCCGCGAGTTCGGCGCCGGACATCGGTTCACGGGCAACCAGCAGGACCGTGTCGTCGCCGGCGATGGTGCCGACGACGTACGGCAGCGCGGCGCGGTCGATCGCGCTGGCCAGGTAGTGCGCTGCGCCGGGCGGGGTGCGCAGCACCGCGAGATTGCCGCTGGCATCGGTGGACACCAGCAGGTCGCCCAGCAGCCGCGTCACCCGTTCGGTGCCGCCTGCCACGCCGCGCACCGGGCTGCCGTCTTCGGGGACGACATACACGCCGACCCCGCCGTCGGCGCCGCGGAGTTTGACCGCGCCCAGCTCTTCGAGGTCACGCGACAGCGTGGCCTGTGTGACGTCGATGCCCTCGTTGGCCAGCAGCGTCGCCAGTTCTGTCTGACTGTGCACCGACTGGGCCGACAGCAGCGCGACAATGCGGGCCTGCCGTCCTGCGCGGGTGGTGGCTGCCGTCATTGCTCCAGCAACCAGACCAGCAGTGCCTTCTGAGCGTGCAGACGGTTCTCGGCCTCGTCCCATACCGCGCTCTGCGGTCCGTCGATGACCTCGTCGGTGATCTCGTGGCCGCGGTGCGCAGGAAGGCAGTGCAGAACAATGGCTTCCGAGTCTGCACGATTCATCAGGGCCGCATTGAGCTGGAACGGCCGGAAGGGCCGGACGCGGTCCAGTCCGTCGTTCTCCTGCCCCATCGACGTCCACGTGTCGGTCACCAGCACGTCGGCCCCGTCTGCTGCGCTGACCGGGTCGTCGGTGAGGGTCACGGTGGCACTTGTCTGGTGCGCGCGGGTCTCGGCTGCGGCGACGAACACCGGGTGGGGCTCGAAGCCGCGCGGTGCGGCGATGGTGACGTCGATTCCGGCGGTGACGCCGCCCAGCATCAGCGAGTGCGCCATGTTGTTGGCGCCGTCACCGAAGTAGCTGAGGCGCAATCCTTTCAGCGCGCCTTTGCGCTCGGCCAGGGTTTGCAGGTCGGCCAGCACCTGGCACGGGTGGAACTCGTCGGACAGCGCATTGACGATCGGGACGGTGGAACCCGTGGCCATCGCGGCCAGCCGTTCCTGGGCGAATGTGCGCCACACGATCGCATCGACGTAGCGCGACAGCACCGCTCCGGTGTCTTCGAGGGTCTCTTCGCGGCCCAGCTGGGTGCTGCGGCCGTCGACGACGACGGCGTGCCCGCCGAGTTGGGCGATGCCCATCTCGAAGGAGAAGCGGGTACGGGTGGAGTTCTTCTCGAAGATCACCGCGACTCCGCGGGGACCCTCAAGGGGGCGGCGGCTGAACGGGTTCTTCTTGAGATCGGCTGCGAGTGCGAGCACCTCGGCCTGCTCGGCAGGCGAGAGGTCGTCGTCGCGCAGGTAGTGCCGCGTCATGATCGCGCCTCGTCGAGGATCGCGGGCAGCGCCGACACGAATGCCTCGACCTGCGCCTCGGTGATCACCAGCGGGGGTGCCAGCCGGACGACATCGGGTGCGGCGGCATTGACCAGGAACCCGGCGTCGCGCGCGGCGGTTTCGACAGGCTTGGCCGCCTCTGCGGTGAGCACGATGCCCTGCAGCAGACCGCGGCCCCTCACGTGGTCGACCAGCGGGTGATGCAGCGCTTCGACTCCGTGGCTGATGGTCTTGCCGAGCACATCGGCCCGCTCGATCAGGTGTTCGTCGGCGAGCACCCCGAGGACCGCCAGGGCTGCGGCCGTACACACCGGGTTGCCGCCGAACGTGCTGCCGTGCAGCCCCGGAGTGAGCAGATCCGCGGTGGCGCCGATCGCCAGGCAGGCGCCGATCGGCAGGCCCCCGCCGAGACCCTTGGCGAGGGTGACGATGTCGGGGGTGATGCCGTCGTGCTGGTGGGCGAAGAACGCTCCGGTGCGCCCGACGCCGGTCTGAACCTCGTCGAGAACCAGCAGTGCCCCGTGCTCGGCGGTGATCTCGCGCGCGGCCACCAGATACCCGGCGGGCGGGACGACAACTCCGCCCTCACCCATGATCGGCTCGAGGAAGACTGCCGCGGTGTCGGCGTCGACAGCCGCCCGTAACGCCTCGACGTCCCCGTATGGCACGTGAGTGATGTCGCCCGGCAGCGGAGCGAACGGGGCCTGCTTGGACGGCTGGCCGGTCAGTGCGAGTGCGCCCATCGTGCGACCGTGGAACGCATTCTGTGCCGCAACAAGTTTGGTCCGACCGGTCAACCGGGTGATCTTGAAGGCGACCTCGTTGGCCTCGGCACCGGAATTGCAGAAGAACGCCCTGGCCGGCGAATCCAGAAGCCCCACAAGGGCTTCGGCGA includes the following:
- the argH gene encoding argininosuccinate lyase → MSTNEGSLWGGRFADGPADALAALSKSTHFDWVLAPYDVVASKAHARVLHRAGLLTDEQRDGLLAGLDSLGADVADGSFGPLVSDEDVHGALERGLIDRVGAELGGRLRAGRSRNDQVATLFRMWLRDAIRRVADATLEVVAALATQAAAHPTAIMPGKTHLQSAQPILLAHHLLAHAHPLLRDVDRLADVDKRAAVSPYGSGALAGSSLGLDPDAIAEELGFDAASENSIDATASRDFAAEAAFVFTMIGVDLSRLAEDIILWSTTEFGYATLHDAWSTGSSIMPQKKNPDIAELARGKSGRLIGNLTGLLATLKAQPLAYNRDLQEDKEPVFDSVAQLEMVLPAMAGLVGTLRFDVDRMAELAPLGYTLATDVAEWLVRRGVPFRVAHEAAGAAVRAAEARGVGLEDLEDAELAGIHPDLTPEVRDVLTTEGSVNSRDARGGTAPIQVARQLSVVRDTSDRLRLRLRG
- a CDS encoding argininosuccinate synthase, which translates into the protein MSERVILAYSGGLDTSVAISWIGKETGREVVAVAIDLGQGGEDMEVVRQRALDCGAVEAVVVDARDEFAEQYCLPAIQSNALYMDRYPLVSALSRPLIVKHLVDAAREHKGGIVAHGCTGKGNDQVRFEVGFASLAPDLEVLAPVRDYAWTREKAIAFAEQNDIPINVTKRSPFSIDQNVWGRAVETGFLEHLWNAPTKDVYDYTEDPTVNWSSPDEVIVGFEKGVPVSIDGNPVTVLEAIEQLNQRAGAQGVGRLDVVEDRLVGIKSREIYEAPGAMVLITAHTELEHVTLERELGRFKRNTDQKWGELVYDGLWYSPLKTALEAFVANTQEHVSGEIRLVLHGGHIAVNGRRSAESLYDFNLATYDEGDTFDQSSAKGFVHVHGLSSSLSARRDLAGK
- a CDS encoding arginine repressor, producing MTAATTRAGRQARIVALLSAQSVHSQTELATLLANEGIDVTQATLSRDLEELGAVKLRGADGGVGVYVVPEDGSPVRGVAGGTERVTRLLGDLLVSTDASGNLAVLRTPPGAAHYLASAIDRAALPYVVGTIAGDDTVLLVAREPMSGAELAATVEHLSKS
- the argF gene encoding ornithine carbamoyltransferase, which codes for MTRHYLRDDDLSPAEQAEVLALAADLKKNPFSRRPLEGPRGVAVIFEKNSTRTRFSFEMGIAQLGGHAVVVDGRSTQLGREETLEDTGAVLSRYVDAIVWRTFAQERLAAMATGSTVPIVNALSDEFHPCQVLADLQTLAERKGALKGLRLSYFGDGANNMAHSLMLGGVTAGIDVTIAAPRGFEPHPVFVAAAETRAHQTSATVTLTDDPVSAADGADVLVTDTWTSMGQENDGLDRVRPFRPFQLNAALMNRADSEAIVLHCLPAHRGHEITDEVIDGPQSAVWDEAENRLHAQKALLVWLLEQ
- a CDS encoding acetylornithine transaminase produces the protein MMNNYGTPPLALASGNGAVVTDVDGKTYVDLLGGIAVNVLGHGHPAVIEAVTRQMTTLGHTSNLYATEPGVALAEALVGLLDSPARAFFCNSGAEANEVAFKITRLTGRTKLVAAQNAFHGRTMGALALTGQPSKQAPFAPLPGDITHVPYGDVEALRAAVDADTAAVFLEPIMGEGGVVVPPAGYLVAAREITAEHGALLVLDEVQTGVGRTGAFFAHQHDGITPDIVTLAKGLGGGLPIGACLAIGATADLLTPGLHGSTFGGNPVCTAAALAVLGVLADEHLIERADVLGKTISHGVEALHHPLVDHVRGRGLLQGIVLTAEAAKPVETAARDAGFLVNAAAPDVVRLAPPLVITEAQVEAFVSALPAILDEARS